From a single Fuerstiella sp. genomic region:
- a CDS encoding class I SAM-dependent methyltransferase — protein MSNTGNVSPESIPSLYAQQVVSGDHALHQHADNECCCVCSGQTFKEQMRLPGTRFGIHDCQSCGTGMLFPSPTPDELASFYVSQYYGESGQKFGRLTEILVRLVGNRQTHFLTRHLSPGGHVLDVGCGRGVVASPLAAAGYHVTGFEISADAVQGIHRDVEVLIAASLQEAPVRAAEYDLVIIWHVLEHVTGPDATLQAACRALKPGGKLVVAVPNYSSWQARLFGSAWFHLDPPRHLYHFPSTALQTLLKNCGLDVLREHHFSLRQNPFGWVQSILNKLLPRQRNRLYSYLLNEPLPEGNLTLAARIGWLATYVAGMVIVLPLAIAAAVFRSGGTIHYLAARPVTDQQTTAAESVLDG, from the coding sequence ATGAGTAATACGGGGAATGTTTCACCGGAATCGATTCCGTCTCTGTACGCACAGCAGGTGGTATCCGGCGATCACGCGTTGCACCAACATGCAGACAACGAGTGTTGCTGTGTCTGCAGCGGGCAGACGTTTAAAGAACAAATGCGTCTGCCCGGCACACGGTTTGGAATCCATGACTGCCAAAGCTGTGGCACAGGAATGCTGTTCCCCTCACCGACGCCCGATGAACTGGCCTCGTTCTACGTTTCGCAGTACTACGGTGAGTCTGGTCAAAAATTTGGACGTCTGACAGAAATCCTGGTGCGACTGGTCGGCAATCGACAAACGCATTTTCTGACGAGACATCTGTCCCCCGGAGGACATGTACTGGACGTAGGTTGCGGTCGCGGCGTGGTGGCATCCCCTCTGGCTGCTGCCGGCTATCATGTCACAGGGTTCGAAATTTCCGCAGACGCTGTTCAGGGAATTCATCGTGATGTTGAGGTACTGATCGCAGCCTCTCTGCAGGAAGCCCCCGTACGGGCCGCCGAATACGATTTAGTGATCATCTGGCATGTGCTGGAACACGTTACGGGTCCGGATGCCACGCTGCAGGCCGCCTGCCGCGCCCTGAAACCCGGCGGCAAACTGGTGGTTGCGGTCCCCAATTATTCAAGCTGGCAAGCCCGGTTGTTTGGATCCGCCTGGTTCCATCTGGACCCGCCAAGGCACCTGTATCACTTCCCTTCGACCGCACTGCAGACACTACTGAAAAACTGTGGTCTGGATGTCTTGCGAGAACATCACTTTTCGCTTCGGCAAAATCCATTCGGCTGGGTTCAAAGCATTCTGAACAAATTGCTGCCACGGCAGCGGAACCGTCTGTATTCGTATTTACTCAACGAACCCCTGCCGGAGGGGAACTTGACATTGGCTGCACGCATCGGCTGGTTGGCAACCTACGTCGCAGGCATGGTCATCGTGCTGCCGCTGGCTATTGCGGCTGCCGTGTTTCGCTCCGGAGGAACCATTCATTATCTGGCTGCCCGACCGGTAACCGATCAACAAACGACGGCTGCCGAAAGCGTATTGGATGGTTAA
- a CDS encoding serine protease — MSSIKQLLIRYAVCTAVFAILASIVKADVKIYSSTLKSTAWVLAKTGGETSSGTGVLVDAGKKLLITNFHVVGDARAAVLFFPDLKNEKPVVSRQHYLKNVKKLGIRGRVLGIDRKRDLALIELDRLPEGAQALPLAETSIGPGEEIQSIGNTGSSDALWVFTSGTVRSVYQKQFRTGAGEHDFMVVETQSPINSGDSGGPVVNNRGELVAISQAISPKARLVSYSVDISEVKTFLDSNWKPAPLPIADVLNKADLKFKQVENGPYEVSFDQPDDQQQSVFVTKDVEYFEQADVRKVWALAATLKESPVLETALRLLQQSARTKIGAWSVERDDSGNFLVIFVCKIDATATPMVLKSTMEYVAKLSNLAKKDLAPTATTEDPANVLASWLSD; from the coding sequence ATGTCCTCAATCAAACAACTGCTGATTCGGTATGCCGTCTGTACTGCGGTCTTCGCCATCCTGGCCTCGATCGTCAAAGCCGATGTCAAAATTTACAGCAGCACACTCAAGTCCACCGCATGGGTTCTTGCCAAAACCGGTGGTGAAACGTCCAGCGGAACGGGTGTTCTGGTAGATGCCGGAAAGAAGCTGTTAATCACCAACTTTCATGTGGTCGGTGACGCTCGCGCCGCGGTGCTCTTCTTCCCTGATCTGAAGAACGAAAAGCCCGTGGTGAGCCGTCAGCATTACCTGAAAAATGTAAAAAAACTGGGGATTCGCGGTCGAGTTCTGGGAATCGATCGTAAACGTGATCTGGCCCTGATCGAACTGGATCGCCTGCCGGAAGGAGCCCAGGCACTTCCGCTGGCGGAAACCAGCATTGGTCCCGGCGAAGAAATACAGTCCATCGGCAACACCGGATCGTCGGATGCTCTTTGGGTTTTCACTTCGGGAACCGTGAGATCGGTCTATCAGAAACAGTTTCGCACGGGTGCCGGTGAACACGATTTCATGGTCGTGGAAACCCAGTCTCCGATCAATTCCGGTGACAGTGGCGGTCCGGTGGTGAACAACAGGGGCGAACTGGTCGCCATTTCTCAGGCGATTTCTCCCAAAGCGAGGCTGGTCAGCTACAGCGTCGATATTTCGGAAGTCAAAACGTTCCTGGACAGCAACTGGAAACCGGCTCCACTGCCGATCGCAGATGTACTGAACAAGGCCGACCTCAAATTCAAACAGGTTGAAAACGGGCCATACGAAGTGTCTTTTGATCAGCCGGATGATCAGCAGCAGTCTGTCTTTGTGACGAAGGATGTGGAGTACTTTGAGCAGGCGGATGTTCGCAAAGTGTGGGCTCTGGCCGCCACGTTGAAGGAATCACCGGTTCTTGAAACCGCGCTCAGGCTGCTTCAGCAGAGTGCTCGAACGAAAATCGGAGCCTGGAGTGTTGAACGAGACGATTCCGGTAACTTTCTGGTGATCTTTGTCTGCAAGATCGACGCAACAGCCACTCCCATGGTTCTGAAGAGCACCATGGAATATGTAGCTAAGCTCAGCAATCTGGCAAAGAAGGACCTGGCACCGACGGCGACCACGGAAGATCCTGCCAACGTGCTGGCGTCATGGTTGAGCGACTGA
- a CDS encoding serine/threonine protein kinase has protein sequence MNQPNDFCSDPENNWEILAGYLEAFLDAWENDGFGPPLGEHLPEDPGSLRKMVLIELIKVDLEYRHNGEGPVLQLEDYLAEHPELGEPDGIPIELIQEEHHLRRVRSGNPVDTDEYIARFPEKAGEIRRRLPADAASEQERTGQQLSEQYQPGDHIGDFYLMSALGTGAFGSVFLARQESMQRLVALKVSNDKGTEAQTLAQLDHPNIVRVHDQVRLPVQSIRLLYMQFVAGGTLQSVVKASQTAENKNGRLVADCIANALDHSGISSIQNVSLNRGLADKSWAEVTGQLGMELAQALHYAHEQGVLHRDLKPANVLLEVNGSAKLADFNISFSSEVIGDTAAASFGGSLAYMSPEQLEVCHSDRRTQADDLDERSDVFSLGILLWELMYGKRPFPDETVTENWNQTLDDMTELRGQGVGDPPTPPANATEELLVLILRRCLEPDPENRFRTADELARELGLCLQPQVAKLIRSSETGWRKAAVTWPMPAFLFAAIVPHIFAACFNYFYNETKIIRDLTALTTDQPDQSQLLVDKFRMLVIVINLIAFSIAFGLCISYIKPIVRAIRRDGDRTGPSPAAARIRSLRLSRFVTILGITEWGIAGLAYPLALYLFAGSLDAVVPIYFIGSLVICGLLAAAYPFFLTATLTIRAYFPALLRHDCLTSQDVNRLQALSMQSAWSLYLAGGVPAVGMLILIATGEGKDSLGGLALLVLSVLGAIGFAFALCLSRTLQRDIEALHDAYRLTSRNAQKT, from the coding sequence ATGAATCAGCCGAATGACTTCTGTTCGGATCCCGAAAACAACTGGGAGATTCTGGCGGGTTATCTGGAAGCGTTTCTGGACGCATGGGAGAACGATGGTTTCGGACCACCACTGGGTGAACATCTTCCTGAGGACCCCGGATCCCTCCGCAAGATGGTCCTGATCGAACTCATCAAAGTCGATCTGGAATATCGACACAACGGGGAGGGCCCGGTCCTGCAACTGGAGGACTATCTGGCAGAACACCCGGAACTGGGAGAACCCGACGGAATCCCGATCGAACTCATCCAGGAAGAACATCATCTGCGCCGCGTCCGGTCGGGCAATCCGGTTGACACCGACGAGTACATCGCTCGGTTTCCGGAAAAAGCTGGCGAAATTCGTCGCCGGTTGCCGGCAGATGCTGCCAGTGAACAGGAACGGACCGGTCAGCAATTAAGTGAACAGTATCAGCCCGGTGATCACATCGGTGATTTCTACCTGATGTCGGCTCTGGGGACCGGAGCCTTCGGAAGTGTATTTCTGGCCCGACAGGAATCCATGCAGCGACTGGTGGCGTTGAAGGTGTCGAACGATAAGGGCACCGAAGCCCAGACTCTGGCTCAACTGGACCACCCGAATATTGTTCGGGTCCACGATCAGGTTCGTCTGCCGGTACAGAGTATTCGTCTGCTTTACATGCAGTTTGTGGCCGGTGGCACGCTGCAGTCTGTTGTAAAGGCCTCCCAAACCGCAGAAAACAAAAACGGCCGACTGGTTGCCGACTGCATTGCAAATGCTTTGGATCACTCAGGGATCTCGTCGATACAGAATGTCTCTTTGAACAGAGGCCTGGCGGACAAGTCGTGGGCGGAGGTCACCGGTCAGTTGGGAATGGAACTGGCTCAGGCACTGCACTATGCCCATGAACAGGGCGTGTTGCACCGTGATCTCAAACCAGCCAACGTCCTGCTGGAAGTCAACGGTTCCGCCAAACTGGCGGACTTCAACATCAGTTTTTCTTCCGAAGTCATCGGTGACACTGCAGCAGCTTCCTTTGGAGGAAGCCTGGCTTATATGTCGCCGGAGCAACTGGAAGTCTGCCATTCAGACAGAAGGACTCAGGCGGATGACCTGGATGAACGTTCGGATGTGTTTTCTCTGGGAATCCTGCTGTGGGAACTGATGTACGGGAAACGCCCTTTTCCCGATGAGACAGTCACCGAAAACTGGAACCAAACCCTGGACGATATGACGGAACTTCGTGGTCAGGGCGTTGGTGATCCACCCACACCACCCGCAAACGCCACGGAAGAACTTTTGGTACTCATCCTGCGTCGGTGTCTGGAACCCGATCCGGAGAATCGGTTTCGGACCGCCGATGAACTGGCGCGGGAACTGGGCCTGTGTTTGCAGCCTCAGGTAGCAAAGCTGATCCGGTCCAGTGAAACCGGCTGGCGAAAAGCCGCTGTGACCTGGCCGATGCCGGCCTTTCTGTTCGCCGCAATCGTGCCTCATATTTTTGCCGCCTGTTTCAACTACTTTTATAACGAAACAAAGATCATCAGAGATCTGACCGCTCTGACAACGGATCAACCCGATCAGTCTCAGCTGCTGGTGGACAAGTTTCGGATGCTTGTGATCGTGATCAACCTCATCGCCTTTTCGATCGCTTTCGGTCTTTGTATTTCCTATATCAAGCCGATTGTCCGGGCCATTCGCCGCGATGGTGACAGAACCGGTCCGTCTCCTGCAGCAGCCAGAATCCGATCACTGCGTTTAAGCCGTTTCGTGACGATTCTGGGAATCACGGAGTGGGGCATTGCCGGACTGGCTTATCCTCTGGCTTTGTACCTGTTCGCAGGCAGCCTGGACGCCGTCGTGCCGATTTATTTCATTGGCTCTTTGGTCATCTGCGGGCTGCTTGCCGCTGCGTATCCGTTTTTTCTTACCGCGACGCTAACGATTCGAGCCTACTTTCCCGCATTGTTGCGACACGACTGTTTGACGTCACAGGATGTCAACAGATTGCAGGCATTATCAATGCAGTCTGCCTGGTCTTTGTATCTGGCGGGCGGTGTGCCGGCAGTGGGAATGTTGATTCTGATCGCAACCGGTGAAGGAAAAGATTCCCTGGGTGGACTCGCTCTGCTGGTGTTGAGCGTCCTGGGAGCCATCGGATTCGCCTTCGCCCTGTGTCTGTCACGAACACTGCAACGAGATATCGAAGCCCTGCACGACGCCTACCGGCTAACCAGCCGGAATGCTCAGAAAACGTAA
- a CDS encoding sigma-70 family RNA polymerase sigma factor encodes MSDYEDDPVLLKGISEGCVESLAEFLNVNQKQLMAFISRRLGDALRNKVEVEDIFQEVSAEAVRSITAEFPGERDPFSWLCHMAERRIVDAHRHHFGAQKRDARRERPLEGRSSRSSEGGMINMLVKSMTTPSAAFSRNAREMRLYEALSGLSSDQQEAVRLKYVENKPSKEIAAALGKSDAAVRVMLTRTMKQLHEILDAAE; translated from the coding sequence ATGAGTGACTATGAAGACGATCCCGTACTGCTGAAAGGGATCAGCGAAGGCTGTGTTGAATCTTTGGCGGAATTTTTGAACGTTAACCAAAAACAGTTGATGGCGTTTATCAGTCGTCGACTGGGAGACGCCCTGCGAAACAAAGTCGAAGTCGAAGACATCTTTCAGGAGGTCAGTGCGGAAGCCGTGCGTTCCATCACTGCCGAGTTTCCCGGCGAGCGAGACCCATTTTCGTGGTTGTGCCACATGGCAGAACGCAGGATTGTGGACGCCCACCGCCATCATTTTGGCGCTCAGAAGCGGGACGCTCGCAGGGAACGCCCGCTGGAAGGCCGTTCTTCCCGGAGCAGCGAAGGAGGAATGATCAACATGCTCGTGAAAAGCATGACGACTCCCAGTGCCGCATTTTCCCGAAACGCCCGTGAAATGAGACTCTACGAAGCCTTGTCAGGACTGTCGTCTGATCAACAGGAAGCTGTCCGGTTGAAGTACGTCGAAAACAAGCCTTCCAAAGAAATTGCAGCTGCTTTGGGGAAATCGGACGCTGCCGTTCGAGTCATGCTGACTCGAACCATGAAGCAGCTCCACGAAATCCTGGATGCTGCGGAGTAG
- a CDS encoding DUF1501 domain-containing protein: MNTHPIDQWINLETRRQFFGHQSKGLGAAALAGILGQTAVGDSTTDRPHQHFPARAKRVIWLFMAGAPSQLDTYDYKPKMVDWFNKDLPESVRQGQRLTNMTASQSRFPIAPSTFRFRQHGDSGKWVSELLPKIGSMSDEVATVHTVWTEAINHDPAITFIQTGNQIPGRPTLGAWISYGLGSLNRNLPEFIVLNCEPRGQALYSRLWGSGFLPSTHAGVAFRAQGDPVLYLSNPGGVSPETRRLMLDRLQAMNQRIHQDVGDPETQTRIAQYEMAFRMQSSVPDLVDISGEPKHILDMYGEDVLKPGTLGHNCLLARRMAERDVRFIQIFHRGWDHHGSLPSRLPRQTKELDQPAWALIQDLKQRGLLEDTLVICGGEFGRTIYSQGTLTKTNYGRDHHPKCYSMWLAGGGIKGGVTHGETDEFGYNILRDPVHIRDLNATILNRLGIDHARFTVRHRGLDERLTGVQELARPVGEILS; this comes from the coding sequence ATGAACACACATCCAATCGATCAATGGATCAACCTCGAAACCCGGCGGCAGTTTTTCGGACATCAATCGAAGGGCCTGGGTGCAGCGGCACTGGCGGGAATACTTGGCCAAACAGCCGTCGGTGATTCCACGACAGACAGACCGCATCAGCATTTTCCTGCGCGCGCCAAACGTGTGATTTGGTTGTTTATGGCCGGTGCGCCGTCGCAACTGGACACGTATGACTACAAGCCGAAAATGGTCGACTGGTTCAACAAAGATCTGCCTGAATCAGTTCGTCAGGGACAGCGGCTGACTAACATGACCGCGTCGCAGTCGCGGTTTCCTATTGCCCCGTCCACATTTCGGTTTCGGCAACATGGTGACAGCGGAAAATGGGTCAGCGAACTGTTACCAAAAATCGGTTCGATGTCTGACGAAGTAGCGACTGTCCACACCGTCTGGACGGAAGCGATCAATCATGATCCGGCCATCACCTTTATCCAGACCGGGAACCAGATTCCCGGGCGACCCACACTGGGGGCATGGATCAGCTACGGACTCGGTAGTCTGAACCGCAACCTGCCGGAATTTATTGTGTTGAACTGCGAACCCCGTGGGCAGGCCTTGTATTCGCGCCTGTGGGGCAGCGGGTTCCTGCCATCGACGCACGCGGGAGTGGCCTTCCGTGCCCAGGGAGATCCTGTTCTGTATCTGTCCAACCCCGGCGGCGTCAGTCCGGAGACTCGACGTTTGATGCTCGACAGGTTGCAGGCGATGAACCAGCGGATTCACCAGGACGTTGGCGATCCGGAAACGCAGACGCGAATCGCTCAATATGAAATGGCTTTCCGAATGCAGTCATCGGTTCCTGATCTGGTGGATATTTCCGGAGAGCCGAAGCATATTCTGGACATGTACGGTGAAGACGTGCTGAAGCCAGGGACACTTGGTCACAACTGTCTGCTGGCACGGCGAATGGCCGAACGTGATGTTCGCTTCATCCAGATTTTTCATCGCGGCTGGGATCATCACGGCAGCCTGCCATCGCGACTTCCGCGACAGACCAAAGAACTGGATCAGCCAGCCTGGGCACTGATTCAGGACTTGAAACAGCGTGGTCTCCTGGAAGATACCCTGGTGATCTGTGGTGGTGAATTTGGACGTACGATTTACAGCCAGGGGACTTTGACCAAAACGAATTATGGTCGCGACCACCATCCGAAGTGTTATTCGATGTGGCTGGCAGGTGGAGGCATTAAGGGTGGCGTGACTCACGGCGAAACCGATGAGTTTGGTTACAACATCCTGCGTGACCCGGTTCATATCCGCGATCTGAATGCAACGATTCTTAATCGGCTGGGAATCGACCACGCTCGTTTTACGGTTCGGCATCGCGGGCTCGACGAACGACTTACCGGAGTCCAGGAACTGGCTCGACCGGTCGGGGAAATCCTTTCGTGA
- a CDS encoding DUF1553 domain-containing protein, giving the protein MKISSIHVTIWFVILTSVTSAGETADTGAIRFNDDIRPILSEYCFSCHGPDAASRKADLRLDLRDMAIQSGAVVPGDVEASELISRITSDDPEVVMPPPADRKSLNPEHKQLLARWIREGADWQKHWSFVKPERAVPPLVSGADEWSKNSIDRFILQALSEMKLKPNSPADRYILARRAALDATGLPPTREMLSTFINDASVTAWEDYIDRLLSSEHSGEHRARYWLDAARYGDTHGMHVDNYREMWPYRDWVVRAFNTNMPFDQFVVEQLAGDLFAEPTRDQLIATGFNRCNITTSEGGAIPEEVHVRYMVDRVETTATVFLGLTAGCAVCHDHKYDPISQREFYQLGAFFNNTTTPAMDGNQKDTPPVVALPPQEYEQEWNELHALRKRLRSEPDTSASRVEDWWSSRSQEMTHPIADDDLVLSMSLTEAEGTSVKLPESAEWATDHPVGRRGIRFGEGGSLGAELPVNRTDQPLTISFWYRTPDRLMSTTVFDQTSKTETEKSEDSKTIGWKISGDTQGGLSFEMHDGQGNRVRALLPGEAALKPRSWQQVCVRYSGGQSNSSISILVNGRAGVLRNSTEDLIDATELPATPLQIGTNLPTAGLSDIRIYQRWITNQEVQLLAQQHLLRQLLRTDTAWNELDEHQQDLARSFHRQAVNPESVATLQQLARTQIRRDFIYSRSTTTLVMQEQPSDPRAWVLERGEYDQRREEVTPGIPAVLNFPGADFQSGDSGEAVLQNRLNLARWLVHPDHPLTARVMVNRLWQSVFGTGLVKTSEDFGVMGDRPSHPELLDWLAVEFIESGWNVNHILKLILTSSTYCQSGVVTPEKLEQDADNRFCSRGPRLRLDAEVLRDQALAVSGLLRRDLGGPSVKPYQPAGLWKVVAIVGSNTRVFKADSGDALYRRSVYSFWKRTSPPPSMAAFNAPTREQCTVRRERTNTPIQALVLMNDPQFVESARRLAENIIRGTEDERSRAEQMLTTVLSRPAGSADLDDMMTVAGELRTMFQQQPEAAKELVQTGDSKPDEKLNEAELAAWTIVANTLMNRDDFVNK; this is encoded by the coding sequence ATGAAAATCAGTTCAATACACGTAACCATCTGGTTCGTCATCCTGACATCTGTCACGTCAGCCGGTGAGACGGCTGACACTGGTGCGATTCGATTCAACGATGACATTCGTCCGATTCTCTCCGAATATTGCTTTTCCTGTCACGGACCTGATGCGGCGAGCCGCAAGGCGGACCTGCGTCTTGATCTGCGAGATATGGCAATTCAGAGCGGGGCTGTTGTGCCTGGCGACGTAGAAGCATCCGAGTTGATTTCCAGAATCACCAGTGACGACCCGGAAGTGGTGATGCCGCCTCCGGCGGACCGAAAGTCACTCAATCCCGAGCACAAGCAGCTTTTGGCTCGCTGGATCCGTGAGGGAGCTGACTGGCAAAAGCACTGGTCGTTTGTCAAGCCGGAACGAGCAGTGCCGCCACTGGTAAGCGGGGCCGACGAATGGTCGAAGAATTCGATCGATCGTTTCATTCTGCAGGCGCTCAGTGAAATGAAGCTGAAGCCAAACAGCCCGGCTGATCGTTACATTCTGGCTCGGCGTGCAGCGCTCGATGCGACCGGACTGCCACCCACCCGGGAAATGCTCAGTACGTTCATCAATGACGCATCTGTCACTGCCTGGGAAGACTACATTGATCGGCTGCTGTCGTCCGAACACTCCGGGGAGCATCGGGCCCGCTACTGGCTGGATGCGGCGAGATATGGTGATACGCACGGAATGCACGTCGACAACTATCGAGAGATGTGGCCGTATCGTGACTGGGTTGTGCGGGCATTCAATACCAACATGCCGTTTGACCAGTTTGTTGTCGAACAGCTGGCGGGTGACCTGTTCGCCGAACCGACGCGTGATCAGCTCATCGCCACCGGCTTCAACCGCTGCAACATCACAACGTCAGAAGGTGGAGCGATTCCTGAAGAGGTTCACGTGCGGTACATGGTCGACCGAGTCGAGACAACGGCCACCGTGTTTCTGGGACTCACTGCCGGCTGTGCTGTTTGCCACGATCACAAATATGACCCGATCAGTCAGCGGGAATTTTACCAGCTGGGTGCGTTCTTCAACAACACGACCACACCGGCAATGGATGGCAATCAAAAGGACACACCTCCTGTGGTGGCCCTGCCACCCCAGGAATATGAACAGGAATGGAATGAACTGCACGCTCTTCGGAAACGTCTGCGTTCCGAACCGGATACGTCTGCGTCCCGTGTTGAAGATTGGTGGTCGTCTCGTTCACAGGAGATGACGCATCCGATTGCGGACGACGACCTGGTACTGTCGATGTCGCTCACAGAAGCAGAAGGCACCTCCGTAAAATTGCCGGAATCGGCCGAATGGGCGACGGATCATCCCGTGGGACGCCGCGGAATTCGATTTGGTGAAGGAGGATCCCTTGGCGCGGAATTGCCGGTTAATCGAACCGATCAACCACTCACCATCAGTTTTTGGTACCGGACGCCGGACCGGTTGATGTCCACAACCGTGTTCGATCAGACATCCAAAACCGAGACTGAAAAATCGGAAGACAGCAAGACTATCGGCTGGAAAATTTCCGGTGATACTCAGGGGGGGCTGAGCTTTGAGATGCATGACGGACAGGGAAATCGCGTTCGAGCGCTGTTGCCGGGGGAAGCCGCGTTGAAACCTCGATCATGGCAGCAGGTGTGCGTTCGCTACTCCGGAGGACAATCCAATTCGTCAATCAGTATTCTGGTGAATGGTCGTGCGGGAGTACTGCGGAACTCCACCGAAGACCTGATTGATGCCACGGAACTGCCGGCAACGCCTTTGCAGATTGGCACCAATTTGCCCACGGCGGGTTTGAGTGACATTCGCATCTACCAACGCTGGATCACAAACCAGGAAGTACAACTGCTCGCACAGCAACATCTGTTACGACAGCTGTTACGGACTGACACAGCATGGAACGAGCTTGACGAACATCAGCAGGATCTGGCCAGGTCATTTCACCGTCAGGCAGTCAATCCGGAATCTGTTGCCACACTGCAACAGCTTGCCAGGACACAGATTCGCAGAGACTTCATTTATTCACGCTCCACCACGACGCTGGTCATGCAGGAGCAACCGTCCGACCCCCGTGCCTGGGTGCTGGAACGCGGCGAGTACGATCAGCGTCGGGAAGAAGTCACACCCGGGATCCCGGCAGTCCTCAACTTTCCCGGTGCAGATTTTCAGTCCGGCGACTCAGGGGAAGCCGTTTTGCAGAACCGTCTGAATCTGGCACGCTGGCTGGTCCACCCCGATCATCCATTGACCGCACGTGTCATGGTCAATCGTCTGTGGCAATCTGTCTTCGGTACGGGGCTGGTCAAAACATCCGAAGATTTTGGAGTGATGGGAGATCGTCCGTCACACCCTGAACTGCTCGATTGGCTGGCTGTCGAATTTATTGAGTCCGGCTGGAACGTTAATCATATTCTGAAACTGATTCTCACATCTTCGACGTACTGTCAAAGTGGTGTCGTTACACCTGAAAAACTGGAGCAGGACGCCGACAATCGGTTTTGCTCCAGAGGTCCGCGTCTGCGTCTGGATGCGGAGGTTCTGCGTGACCAGGCACTGGCAGTCAGCGGGTTACTGCGGCGGGATCTTGGTGGTCCCAGTGTCAAACCCTACCAACCGGCAGGACTCTGGAAAGTCGTGGCCATTGTCGGCAGCAACACTCGAGTTTTCAAAGCTGATTCGGGTGACGCGCTCTATCGACGGAGCGTTTATAGTTTCTGGAAACGCACATCGCCTCCACCGTCCATGGCTGCATTCAACGCGCCCACACGAGAACAGTGCACCGTCCGACGCGAACGCACCAACACACCCATTCAGGCACTGGTCCTGATGAATGATCCGCAGTTTGTGGAGTCAGCCCGTCGGCTTGCAGAAAACATAATCCGGGGGACCGAAGATGAGCGGTCTCGTGCAGAACAGATGCTGACGACCGTACTCAGCCGACCGGCCGGTTCTGCGGATCTGGACGATATGATGACTGTCGCCGGTGAGTTGCGAACCATGTTTCAACAACAGCCGGAAGCCGCAAAAGAGCTTGTCCAGACCGGGGACAGCAAACCGGATGAGAAGTTGAATGAAGCCGAACTGGCAGCGTGGACCATTGTGGCAAACACACTGATGAACCGTGACGACTTTGTTAACAAATGA
- a CDS encoding beta-lactamase family protein: MKRRTALQTGLTLALGTRALATPHKTGLEMAEQVLTRSVRSGEVEAAALFVRHRETVFVRSFGAAQTRDAIFLLASISKPITVAAVMTLFEENEFRLNDPVGKFIQEFSGDGRDRITMRQLFTHNSGLPDQLPQNQRLRAGHAELAEFVESAIRTPLLFPPGSQYSYSSMGILLASEVAQRISGEPIDSLINQRVFQPLKMKHSALGVGKLDPELLMRCQVENAAPESGSGDANAKDWDWNSDYWRSLGVPWGGAHGSAEDVGRFLDAFLHPQHKLLQPETARMMVTNHNPPGVRPRGLGFDLGSGSGGPSQSGKVFGHTGSTGTLCWADPESDSLCVVLTTLPARPGQPHPRHQASHRVADAVSGSCRNPPGR, encoded by the coding sequence ATGAAACGACGCACGGCTCTTCAAACGGGATTGACACTCGCTCTCGGCACTCGTGCGCTGGCGACTCCACATAAGACCGGACTGGAAATGGCGGAACAGGTATTGACCCGATCCGTCCGTTCCGGCGAGGTGGAAGCGGCAGCATTATTCGTCCGCCACAGGGAAACAGTATTTGTCCGCTCATTCGGTGCCGCACAGACCAGGGACGCGATTTTTCTGCTCGCCTCTATCTCCAAACCAATCACCGTCGCAGCGGTAATGACGCTCTTTGAGGAGAATGAATTCCGGCTAAATGATCCTGTCGGTAAGTTCATTCAGGAATTCAGCGGTGACGGCCGCGACCGCATTACCATGCGGCAGTTGTTCACACATAACTCCGGTTTACCCGATCAGTTGCCACAGAATCAGAGACTCAGGGCCGGTCATGCTGAGCTTGCAGAATTCGTTGAAAGTGCCATACGCACCCCGCTGTTGTTTCCCCCAGGATCACAGTACAGCTATTCCAGCATGGGAATTCTCCTCGCCAGTGAAGTGGCCCAACGGATCAGCGGTGAGCCAATCGACTCGCTGATCAATCAACGAGTGTTTCAGCCACTGAAGATGAAACATTCCGCACTGGGCGTTGGTAAGCTCGATCCCGAATTACTCATGCGCTGCCAGGTGGAGAATGCCGCTCCGGAATCCGGGTCCGGTGATGCGAACGCCAAAGACTGGGACTGGAATAGTGACTATTGGCGCAGTCTGGGTGTTCCGTGGGGAGGTGCTCACGGTTCAGCGGAAGATGTCGGGCGATTCCTGGATGCCTTCCTGCACCCGCAACACAAATTGCTTCAGCCTGAGACGGCACGCATGATGGTCACAAATCACAACCCACCTGGCGTTCGTCCGCGAGGCCTTGGTTTTGATCTGGGAAGTGGCTCCGGCGGACCATCACAATCTGGCAAAGTCTTTGGCCACACCGGATCGACGGGAACCCTGTGCTGGGCGGACCCGGAATCGGATTCTCTGTGTGTGGTACTCACCACTCTGCCGGCGCGCCCGGGACAGCCGCATCCACGTCACCAGGCATCGCACCGTGTCGCTGACGCAGTGAGCGGAAGTTGCCGGAATCCGCCGGGGCGATGA